The proteins below are encoded in one region of Pseudomonas helmanticensis:
- a CDS encoding glycerophosphodiester phosphodiesterase, producing the protein MSATFTKSALMLSLLLGLGQAHAATHSDPDAVAAAHGIPHPAVIAHRGASFDAPESTAASYKLARDLGADYLEMDLQRSKDGVLFALHDNNLQRTTDVATKFPDRKDSPANAFTMAELKTLDAGSWYNTAYPDRARPTYAGLKILTLDEIIDIAQANPQHKPGLYIETKEPQLFPGIEKDLKEKLQDRGWLSPAGSKLAKSALGVGQGKGKVILQTFEKNSLELLQKEMPQVPKILLLWVGEGSIEPKSKVTFAESGEKDKNVFYGKQEPKSEAEFKQWIDYAKAQGAIGTGPSAKLTHGGDQSYSDLVQPWMNKYTHDQGMLVHVYTVDELVDFEKVMAAGVDGIFTNRASELLKFYKRPAAASVDQVLKNNGF; encoded by the coding sequence ATGTCCGCCACTTTCACCAAAAGCGCCCTCATGCTGAGCCTGTTGCTCGGCCTCGGTCAGGCGCACGCTGCCACTCACAGCGATCCCGACGCTGTGGCCGCAGCGCATGGCATCCCGCACCCGGCGGTGATCGCCCACCGTGGCGCTTCCTTCGATGCACCGGAATCTACCGCTGCGTCGTACAAACTGGCCCGTGATCTCGGTGCCGATTACCTGGAAATGGACTTGCAGCGCAGCAAGGACGGCGTGCTGTTCGCCCTCCACGACAACAACCTGCAACGCACCACCGACGTCGCGACCAAGTTCCCGGATCGCAAGGACAGCCCGGCCAATGCCTTCACCATGGCCGAGCTGAAAACCCTCGATGCCGGCAGTTGGTACAACACGGCTTACCCGGATCGTGCCCGCCCGACCTACGCCGGGCTGAAAATCCTCACCCTCGATGAAATCATCGACATCGCCCAGGCCAACCCGCAACACAAGCCGGGCCTGTACATCGAGACCAAAGAGCCGCAACTGTTCCCGGGGATCGAGAAAGACCTCAAGGAGAAATTGCAGGATCGCGGCTGGCTGAGCCCGGCCGGCTCGAAACTGGCGAAAAGCGCACTGGGCGTTGGCCAGGGCAAAGGCAAAGTGATCCTGCAGACGTTCGAGAAAAACAGCCTCGAACTGCTGCAAAAGGAAATGCCGCAAGTGCCGAAAATCCTCCTGCTGTGGGTCGGTGAAGGCAGCATCGAGCCGAAGTCGAAAGTGACCTTTGCCGAATCCGGCGAGAAGGACAAAAACGTTTTCTACGGTAAGCAGGAGCCGAAGTCCGAAGCTGAGTTCAAGCAATGGATCGACTACGCCAAGGCCCAGGGTGCAATCGGCACCGGCCCTTCGGCGAAGCTGACGCACGGCGGCGATCAGAGCTATTCGGATCTGGTGCAACCGTGGATGAATAAATACACCCACGATCAGGGCATGCTGGTGCACGTCTACACCGTTGACGAGCTGGTGGACTTCGAGAAAGTCATGGCCGCAGGCGTCGATGGCATCTTCACCAACCGTGCCAGCGAACTGTTGAAATTCTACAAACGCCCAGCGGCTGCCAGTGTCGATCAGGTGTTGAAGAACAACGGTTTCTGA
- a CDS encoding LysR family transcriptional regulator, translating into MDIRHLKAFLAVFEERNITAAAQRLFISQPTLSVTIKQLEEELGATLFVRLPRGVEVSDEARLLYPQARRMVAESEALSRMFRGRENRLPLTLGIEGDIAASHIEAFVRMAHLALPNLLLTLEEGCHGDGRLAVEEMCCEDELFLPLWEESYVMALPANHPMAAVQANWAPIEDWITCPQHPSHQRLMALYGRSPEAVAGHAGSLQQALHMVAAGVGVAMLPQSLVSGHARVVVRALHLPAPTRRVGLCYAAQALEMPAMRGLHEYFLQKSTGGDRSGLMGCLG; encoded by the coding sequence ATGGATATCCGCCATCTCAAAGCCTTCCTCGCCGTATTCGAGGAGCGCAACATCACTGCGGCGGCGCAGCGACTGTTCATCAGCCAGCCGACGTTGTCGGTGACGATCAAACAGCTTGAAGAAGAGTTGGGCGCGACGTTGTTCGTACGTCTGCCGCGCGGTGTCGAGGTCAGCGATGAGGCGCGGCTGCTGTATCCGCAAGCGCGGCGGATGGTTGCCGAGTCGGAGGCGTTGAGCCGGATGTTTCGCGGACGCGAAAACCGTCTGCCGCTGACGCTGGGCATCGAGGGTGATATTGCCGCCAGTCACATCGAGGCTTTTGTGCGCATGGCGCATCTGGCGCTGCCGAACTTGCTGTTGACGCTGGAGGAGGGCTGCCACGGCGACGGTCGATTGGCGGTTGAGGAAATGTGCTGCGAGGACGAATTGTTCCTGCCGCTGTGGGAAGAATCCTATGTGATGGCGCTGCCGGCGAATCATCCGATGGCGGCGGTGCAAGCGAATTGGGCGCCGATCGAGGATTGGATTACCTGTCCGCAGCATCCGTCGCATCAGCGCTTGATGGCGTTGTACGGGCGCTCGCCGGAAGCGGTGGCGGGGCATGCCGGCTCGTTGCAACAGGCGTTGCACATGGTCGCGGCGGGTGTTGGTGTGGCGATGTTGCCGCAGTCATTGGTGAGCGGGCATGCGCGGGTAGTGGTGCGTGCGTTGCACTTGCCTGCGCCGACCCGGCGGGTGGGCTTGTGTTATGCGGCGCAGGCGCTGGAGATGCCGGCGATGCGTGGGTTGCATGAGTATTTTTTGCAAAAATCGACCGGTGGTGATCGAAGCGGCTTGATGGGGTGTCTGGGCTGA
- a CDS encoding multidrug/biocide efflux PACE transporter — protein MTTNKSITERIFQAVGFELLAILICTPLLAWLMKKPMLEMGAVTVLIALLALGWNVVFNRYFDRMLARMNIAHSAWVRVLHALLFEGGLIVMGVPLIAWWLSVSLWQAFLLDIGVLLFFLPYTYVYHWGYDVLRERFMTRNVCQN, from the coding sequence ATGACTACCAATAAGTCCATCACTGAACGTATTTTCCAGGCCGTTGGTTTCGAACTGCTGGCCATTCTGATCTGCACGCCGTTGCTGGCGTGGTTAATGAAAAAACCGATGCTTGAAATGGGCGCTGTGACAGTGTTGATCGCGCTGCTGGCGCTGGGCTGGAACGTGGTGTTCAACCGTTACTTCGACCGCATGCTTGCCCGCATGAATATCGCCCATAGCGCTTGGGTGCGCGTGCTGCACGCCTTGCTGTTCGAAGGTGGTTTGATCGTGATGGGCGTGCCGCTGATTGCTTGGTGGTTGTCGGTCAGCCTGTGGCAGGCGTTTTTGCTCGACATCGGCGTGCTGCTGTTCTTCCTGCCGTACACCTATGTTTATCACTGGGGCTACGACGTGCTGCGCGAACGCTTCATGACCCGCAACGTCTGCCAGAACTGA
- a CDS encoding transporter: MNHSLDISHRDPDLFGLLYGFRFLPGERGREVDSATALRCLQDDNDSGEFLWLHLNLAHAACERWMKSHLQLPEEFFEALHEGSRSTRIEHVDSALLAVVNDVVFNLSSMVSSDVSTLWVCVRSKLIVSARLQPLHSVDKLRSSVKAGERFRSPSELLVHLLRDQGEVLTQIVRKTSLSVDQVEDQLLSSRLSTNRAELGANRRVLVRLQRLLALEPGSLLRLLNRPPPWLQKEDVKELRKSTEEFALIINDLTALGERIKLLQEEIAANLNEQSNRTLFTLTVVTVLALPINIIAGFFGMNVGGVPLSQDPEGFWILVALVATFTVIAGRWAFRKRGDY; this comes from the coding sequence ATGAACCACAGCCTCGATATCAGCCATCGCGATCCTGACCTGTTTGGCTTGCTCTACGGCTTTCGTTTTCTGCCCGGCGAGCGCGGCCGCGAAGTCGATTCGGCGACGGCGTTGCGCTGTTTGCAGGACGACAACGACAGCGGCGAATTCCTCTGGCTACACCTCAACCTCGCTCACGCTGCGTGCGAGCGCTGGATGAAAAGTCATCTGCAATTGCCCGAAGAATTTTTCGAAGCGCTGCACGAAGGCTCGCGTTCGACGCGCATCGAACATGTCGACTCGGCGTTGCTGGCGGTGGTCAACGACGTGGTGTTCAACCTCAGCAGCATGGTCTCCTCAGACGTGTCGACGCTGTGGGTCTGTGTGCGCAGTAAACTGATCGTCAGCGCGCGCCTGCAACCGCTGCACTCGGTGGACAAATTGCGCTCGTCGGTGAAGGCCGGCGAGCGCTTTCGTTCACCCTCGGAACTGCTCGTGCACCTGCTGCGTGATCAAGGTGAAGTGCTCACGCAGATCGTGCGCAAGACCAGCCTCAGCGTTGATCAGGTCGAGGATCAATTGCTGTCCTCGCGGCTGTCGACCAACCGCGCCGAACTCGGTGCCAACCGCCGGGTGCTGGTGCGCTTGCAACGGCTGCTGGCGCTGGAGCCGGGTTCGTTACTGCGCCTGCTCAATCGCCCGCCGCCGTGGTTACAGAAGGAGGACGTCAAGGAGCTGCGCAAATCCACCGAGGAGTTTGCGCTGATCATCAACGACCTCACCGCCCTCGGCGAGCGGATCAAGTTGTTGCAGGAGGAGATCGCCGCCAACCTTAACGAACAGAGCAACCGCACGCTGTTCACCCTGACCGTGGTGACGGTGCTGGCGTTGCCGATCAACATCATTGCCGGTTTTTTCGGGATGAATGTGGGCGGCGTGCCGTTGTCGCAGGACCCGGAAGGGTTCTGGATACTGGTCGCGCTGGTGGCGACGTTTACCGTGATTGCCGGGCGTTGGGCGTTTCGCAAGCGCGGGGATTACTAA
- a CDS encoding LysR family transcriptional regulator, with amino-acid sequence MNKLELLRTFVRVSELSSFTLAGENLGLPRSTVSEHVQALEALLGTRLLQRTTRKVQATQDGLVLYERSKDLLSHMDEIEGLFRQDEASLTGRIRVDLPNILARRLVMPSLPQFMDRHPNLELEISSTDRRVDLLSEGFDCVVRIGAQPDQSVVARHLGDFPMVNCASPAYLARYGVPQTLEDLAQHRLVHYVGVLGSRSEGFVYEEGGQVKRLPMAGSVTVNSTDAYESACLGGFGLTQVPRTGMQPHLDNGELVTVLPQFTAPAMGISLLYARQRHLPLRVRVFMDWLGDLIRCAL; translated from the coding sequence ATGAACAAACTGGAACTGCTGCGCACCTTCGTCCGGGTCAGCGAACTGTCGAGTTTCACCCTCGCCGGGGAAAATCTCGGCTTGCCGCGCTCGACCGTGTCCGAGCATGTGCAGGCGCTGGAAGCATTGCTCGGCACGCGTCTGCTGCAACGCACCACGCGCAAGGTGCAGGCGACGCAGGATGGTCTGGTGTTGTACGAGCGCAGCAAGGACCTGCTCTCGCACATGGACGAGATCGAAGGTTTGTTCCGCCAGGACGAGGCGTCGCTGACCGGGCGCATTCGGGTCGACCTGCCGAACATTCTCGCGCGGCGCCTGGTGATGCCGAGCCTGCCGCAGTTCATGGATCGCCACCCGAACCTGGAACTGGAAATCAGCAGCACTGACCGCCGCGTCGATCTGCTCAGCGAAGGTTTCGATTGTGTGGTGCGCATTGGCGCGCAGCCGGATCAATCGGTGGTCGCGCGGCACCTCGGCGATTTCCCGATGGTCAATTGCGCGAGCCCTGCGTACCTCGCGCGCTATGGCGTGCCGCAGACGCTGGAGGATTTGGCGCAGCATCGGCTGGTGCATTACGTCGGCGTATTGGGTTCGCGTTCGGAAGGGTTTGTGTACGAGGAGGGCGGTCAGGTGAAACGCTTGCCGATGGCTGGCAGCGTGACGGTCAACAGCACTGACGCTTATGAGTCGGCGTGTCTGGGTGGATTTGGTCTGACGCAGGTGCCACGCACCGGCATGCAGCCACATCTGGACAACGGCGAACTGGTGACGGTGTTGCCACAATTCACGGCGCCGGCGATGGGCATTTCATTGCTCTATGCCAGGCAGCGACATTTACCTCTACGAGTACGGGTATTCATGGACTGGCTCGGCGATCTGATTCGCTGCGCGCTCTAA
- a CDS encoding LysR family transcriptional regulator translates to MISQEVLLAFVQAATQGSFSAAARKLGRSQSTISAAVASMEIDLDLVLFDRSSRKPTLTPAGHVMLQRAEAILAASSRLEMTARQLSQGVEPKLTVAISDTYQSYRFEAALAGFEQRYPDLELECLIAECEDLIELVQRGRAHLAFAEMQENYPPDLVTSTVAERTEIALFVNRDHALAKLEHVDQHILEQHRELRLATIVNPYDSRGKGRVWSAPSYLMLLEMAEKGFGWAPLPRWLAQRFGNDLLVELKVRGWPKPVFVDALWSRLYPPGPAGSWLLSKMLE, encoded by the coding sequence ATGATCTCGCAAGAAGTGCTGTTGGCATTTGTCCAGGCGGCCACGCAAGGTTCTTTTTCGGCGGCGGCGCGTAAACTCGGGCGCAGTCAGTCGACCATCAGCGCGGCGGTGGCAAGCATGGAGATTGATCTGGACCTGGTGCTGTTCGATCGCAGCAGCCGCAAACCGACGCTGACGCCGGCGGGTCATGTGATGCTGCAACGCGCCGAAGCGATTCTGGCGGCCAGCAGTCGATTGGAAATGACGGCGCGGCAACTGTCGCAAGGCGTCGAGCCGAAGCTGACGGTGGCGATTTCCGATACCTATCAGTCGTACCGATTCGAAGCGGCATTGGCGGGTTTCGAGCAGCGTTACCCGGATCTGGAACTGGAGTGTTTGATTGCCGAATGTGAAGACCTGATCGAACTGGTCCAGCGCGGCCGCGCGCATCTGGCCTTCGCCGAAATGCAAGAGAACTACCCGCCGGATCTGGTGACGTCGACGGTGGCCGAGCGCACGGAAATCGCCTTGTTCGTCAATCGCGACCATGCGCTGGCCAAGCTTGAGCACGTTGATCAGCACATCCTGGAACAGCATCGCGAGTTGCGCCTGGCGACCATCGTCAATCCGTATGACAGTCGCGGCAAAGGCCGGGTGTGGTCGGCGCCGAGTTATCTGATGCTGCTGGAAATGGCCGAGAAAGGTTTTGGCTGGGCGCCGCTGCCGCGCTGGCTGGCCCAGCGGTTTGGCAATGATTTGCTGGTGGAATTGAAGGTGCGAGGCTGGCCGAAACCGGTGTTTGTCGATGCCTTGTGGTCGCGGCTGTATCCGCCGGGGCCGGCGGGGAGTTGGCTGTTGAGCAAGATGCTGGAATAG
- a CDS encoding methyl-accepting chemotaxis protein → MLQKSLRAQILALLSGSLLAMLLIALACFHFLSNGVQSYSQLIAGPLHTSQLIDEANLQFKVQVQEWKNVLLRGKQPADLAKYWSQFEDRQRDVQNILGELASQKGIEPSLKSRIERLRDEHRQLGSAYQKGRDAYVAAGGDPTAGDNAVKGVDRATSDQMSELVSELRKQGNDQSLLISAEADRTVLFGLLVMLASGLLIGLLSLWLVNRNLVEPIRKLIDYVTQLSRGKLAERVVSDRQDELGNLAAAANTLRDFLADTFTRLQRSASDLDSASGELNAIATTMAGGTNEQFNRTDQVATAMNEMSATAQEVARHAADAARAADDADQSAQQGEKVMQSTIHSITQMRGEIANTATVIRRLEADSGRIGKVLEVIRGIAEQTNLLALNAAIEAARAGEAGRGFAVVADEVRNLAQRTAESIIEINQIIQSVQTGAVDAAQAIDSGQTRSDESVEQVTQAGAMLERITHAVEAIRDMNRQIATAAEEQTSVAEDISRNLTEITSIASTNLDNVQRTESASQNLHGLSGQLNEVTARLSA, encoded by the coding sequence ATGCTGCAAAAATCCCTGAGAGCGCAAATTCTCGCCCTGCTGAGCGGCAGTCTGCTGGCTATGCTGTTGATCGCGCTGGCCTGTTTTCACTTTCTGTCCAACGGCGTGCAAAGCTACAGCCAGTTGATCGCCGGCCCGTTGCACACTTCGCAATTGATCGATGAGGCCAACCTGCAATTCAAGGTGCAGGTGCAGGAATGGAAAAACGTTCTGCTGCGTGGCAAGCAACCGGCGGACCTGGCCAAGTACTGGAGCCAGTTCGAAGACCGTCAGCGTGATGTGCAGAATATCCTCGGTGAACTGGCCAGCCAGAAAGGCATCGAGCCGAGCCTTAAATCGCGCATCGAACGCCTGCGTGATGAGCATCGTCAACTGGGTAGCGCTTATCAGAAGGGCCGCGATGCCTATGTGGCTGCCGGGGGCGATCCGACCGCAGGCGACAATGCCGTTAAAGGTGTCGACCGTGCTACTAGCGACCAGATGAGCGAACTGGTCAGTGAATTGCGCAAACAGGGTAACGATCAGTCTTTGCTGATCAGTGCCGAGGCCGACCGCACGGTGCTGTTCGGTCTGCTGGTGATGCTCGCCTCGGGCTTGCTGATTGGTCTGCTGAGCCTGTGGCTGGTCAATCGCAATCTGGTCGAGCCGATTCGCAAGCTCATCGACTACGTCACTCAGTTGAGTCGCGGCAAACTCGCTGAACGTGTGGTCAGCGACCGTCAGGATGAGCTGGGCAACCTCGCCGCAGCCGCCAATACCCTGCGCGATTTCCTCGCCGACACCTTCACCCGTCTGCAGCGCAGCGCCAGTGATCTGGACAGCGCCAGCGGCGAGTTGAATGCGATCGCCACAACCATGGCCGGCGGCACCAACGAGCAGTTCAACCGCACCGATCAAGTGGCCACGGCGATGAACGAAATGTCCGCCACCGCGCAGGAAGTGGCACGTCACGCCGCCGATGCCGCGCGTGCTGCGGACGATGCCGACCAGTCCGCCCAGCAGGGCGAAAAGGTCATGCAGAGCACCATTCACTCAATCACGCAGATGCGTGGCGAGATTGCCAACACCGCCACGGTCATCCGTCGTCTGGAAGCCGACAGCGGGCGTATCGGTAAGGTGCTGGAAGTGATTCGCGGGATTGCCGAGCAGACCAACCTGTTGGCGCTCAACGCGGCGATCGAAGCGGCGCGTGCCGGTGAAGCCGGGCGTGGTTTTGCAGTGGTCGCTGATGAAGTGCGCAACCTCGCCCAGCGCACTGCCGAGTCGATCATCGAGATCAATCAGATCATTCAGAGCGTGCAGACCGGTGCGGTGGATGCCGCGCAAGCCATCGACAGCGGCCAGACGCGTAGCGATGAAAGTGTCGAGCAGGTGACTCAGGCCGGCGCGATGCTGGAGCGCATTACTCACGCGGTGGAGGCGATTCGCGACATGAACCGTCAGATCGCGACCGCGGCCGAAGAGCAAACGTCGGTGGCCGAGGATATCTCGCGCAACCTTACCGAGATCACGTCGATTGCCAGCACCAACCTCGACAACGTGCAGCGCACCGAAAGTGCCAGCCAGAATCTGCATGGTTTGTCTGGGCAACTGAATGAGGTCACCGCGCGCCTGAGCGCCTGA
- a CDS encoding SDR family NAD(P)-dependent oxidoreductase has product MNRKIALITGASRGLGKNAALHLAAQGVDIIGTYHSRADEAQAVVLELEKLGANAVMLQLDVGRSESFADFGTRVEQALQQTFERQRFDFLINNAGVGLHVSFAETSVEQFDMLMNVHFKGPFFLTQQLLPLINDGGRIINISSGLARFTIPGASAYAAMKGAIEVLTRYQAKELGARQIAVNTLAPGAIETDFGGGTVRDNAAVNAMVADNTALGRAGQPDDIGGALALLLSPGAQWINGQRIEASGGMFL; this is encoded by the coding sequence ATGAACCGCAAAATCGCATTGATCACCGGCGCCAGTCGTGGCCTGGGCAAAAACGCCGCCCTGCACCTCGCCGCCCAAGGTGTCGACATCATCGGCACTTACCACAGCCGCGCCGATGAAGCGCAGGCGGTGGTGCTGGAGCTGGAAAAACTCGGCGCCAACGCAGTGATGCTGCAACTGGACGTTGGCCGCAGCGAAAGCTTTGCCGATTTCGGTACTCGGGTTGAACAGGCGTTACAGCAAACCTTCGAACGCCAGCGTTTTGATTTCCTGATCAACAACGCCGGGGTCGGACTGCATGTGAGTTTCGCTGAAACCAGCGTTGAGCAATTCGACATGCTAATGAACGTGCATTTCAAAGGGCCGTTCTTCCTGACTCAGCAGTTGCTGCCGCTGATCAACGATGGCGGGCGGATCATCAACATTTCCAGCGGCCTCGCCCGCTTCACCATCCCGGGCGCCAGTGCTTACGCGGCGATGAAAGGCGCGATTGAAGTCCTGACCCGCTATCAGGCGAAAGAGCTCGGCGCACGGCAGATTGCCGTGAATACCCTGGCGCCCGGCGCGATTGAAACCGACTTCGGCGGCGGTACCGTGCGCGACAATGCGGCGGTGAATGCGATGGTCGCCGACAACACCGCACTGGGCCGCGCCGGTCAGCCGGATGACATTGGCGGGGCATTGGCACTGTTGCTGTCACCGGGTGCGCAATGGATCAACGGCCAACGCATCGAAGCCTCCGGCGGCATGTTCCTCTAA
- a CDS encoding PepSY domain-containing protein, producing MKTLTALFTAAALTLTAGLAQADVRVDQIPQLVKEGKIKSLESMNAEALKLHPGATITDTDLDNHFNGYEYEVELKTADGKEFDVDFDATTGKVLSNKQDT from the coding sequence ATGAAAACCTTGACTGCCCTGTTTACCGCCGCTGCCCTGACCCTCACCGCTGGCCTGGCTCAAGCTGATGTCCGCGTCGACCAGATTCCGCAACTGGTCAAGGAAGGCAAGATCAAGTCGCTGGAATCGATGAACGCCGAAGCGCTGAAACTGCACCCGGGCGCGACCATCACCGACACCGACCTGGATAACCACTTCAACGGTTACGAGTATGAAGTTGAACTGAAGACCGCTGATGGCAAAGAGTTCGATGTGGACTTTGATGCGACCACCGGCAAAGTGCTGAGCAACAAGCAAGACACTTGA
- a CDS encoding inorganic phosphate transporter: protein MATPSLTASPASAASGRPALDKKTGPFTYVIFFAVLAMGMLFTAYSLMHDMHELGTVVTTWTPFLLLGVALLIALGFEFVNGFHDTANAVATVIYTHSLPPNVAVVWSGFFNFLGVLLSSGAVAFGIIALLPVELILQVGSSAGFAMIFALLIAAILWNLGTWWLGLPASSSHTLIGSIIGVGVANALMHGRDGTSGVDWAQATKIGYALLLSPLVGFGCAALLLLALRAFVKNRSLYKAPEGNAPPPWWIRGLLIATCTGVSFAHGSNDGQKGMGLIMLILVGTLPMAYALNRTMPEEQSLQFAAVAQVTQQALVKSAPLPTPADPRAVLSDYVRSKEATPQLIPALAALTGHIGEEVKGYGSLAKVPAEAMGNVRNDMYLASESIRLMDKNKVGNFDADTSGKLQLFKQQIDNATRFIPLWVKIAVAIALGLGTMVGWKRIVVTVGEKIGKTHLTYAQGASAETVAMLTIGAADMFGLPVSTTHVLSSGVAGTMVANGGGLQMKTIRNLLMAWVLTLPAAILLSGSLYWLFTQIF from the coding sequence ATGGCTACTCCCTCCCTGACCGCCAGCCCCGCGTCCGCCGCCAGCGGCAGGCCGGCCCTCGACAAGAAAACCGGCCCGTTCACCTACGTGATCTTTTTCGCCGTGCTGGCGATGGGGATGCTCTTCACCGCCTACAGCCTGATGCACGACATGCACGAACTCGGCACGGTGGTGACCACCTGGACGCCGTTTCTGCTGCTCGGCGTGGCGCTGTTGATTGCGCTGGGCTTTGAGTTCGTCAACGGTTTCCACGACACCGCCAATGCCGTCGCCACGGTGATCTACACCCACTCGCTGCCACCGAATGTCGCGGTGGTCTGGTCGGGCTTTTTCAACTTTCTCGGCGTGCTGCTGTCGAGCGGCGCAGTAGCGTTCGGCATCATCGCTTTGCTACCGGTGGAGCTGATTCTGCAAGTCGGTTCGTCTGCCGGTTTCGCGATGATCTTCGCCCTGTTGATCGCGGCGATCCTGTGGAACCTCGGCACCTGGTGGCTGGGTTTGCCAGCCTCGTCGTCACACACGCTGATCGGCTCGATCATCGGCGTCGGTGTGGCCAATGCATTGATGCACGGCCGCGACGGCACCAGCGGTGTCGACTGGGCGCAGGCGACCAAGATCGGTTACGCGTTGCTGCTGTCGCCGCTGGTGGGTTTCGGTTGTGCGGCGCTGTTGCTGCTGGCGCTGCGTGCGTTCGTGAAGAACCGCTCGTTGTATAAAGCACCGGAAGGCAACGCGCCGCCGCCATGGTGGATTCGCGGTTTGCTGATCGCCACGTGCACCGGCGTGTCCTTCGCTCACGGCTCCAATGACGGGCAGAAAGGCATGGGCCTGATCATGCTGATTCTGGTCGGCACACTGCCGATGGCCTACGCGCTGAACCGCACCATGCCGGAAGAACAATCGCTGCAATTCGCCGCCGTGGCGCAAGTCACCCAGCAAGCGCTGGTGAAAAGTGCGCCGCTGCCGACGCCAGCCGATCCGCGTGCAGTGCTCTCCGATTACGTGCGCAGCAAGGAAGCCACGCCGCAACTGATCCCGGCCCTCGCCGCCCTCACCGGGCACATTGGTGAAGAGGTCAAAGGCTACGGCTCGCTGGCGAAAGTCCCGGCTGAAGCCATGGGCAACGTACGTAACGACATGTACCTGGCCAGCGAAAGCATTCGTTTGATGGACAAGAACAAGGTCGGCAATTTCGACGCCGACACCAGCGGTAAGCTGCAACTGTTCAAGCAACAGATCGACAACGCCACGCGGTTCATTCCGCTGTGGGTGAAGATCGCCGTGGCCATCGCGCTGGGGCTGGGCACCATGGTTGGCTGGAAGCGGATTGTGGTGACGGTCGGCGAGAAGATCGGCAAGACCCATCTGACGTATGCGCAAGGAGCCTCGGCGGAAACCGTGGCGATGCTGACCATTGGTGCGGCGGACATGTTCGGTTTGCCGGTGTCGACCACGCATGTGTTGTCGTCCGGCGTGGCCGGGACCATGGTCGCCAACGGCGGCGGTTTGCAGATGAAGACCATCCGCAATCTGCTGATGGCGTGGGTGCTGACACTGCCGGCGGCGATCCTGCTGTCGGGCAGCCTCTACTGGCTGTTCACCCAAATCTTCTGA